The genomic segment TTGTCCTTCTAAAACTTTTTCAGAGGCTACCGGGGCATATGCCAGACGACTTCAGCACTGGCTGCACGGCCGgatcccgagatgggcatggcgcCGTGGCACTTTCCGGGTCAGCGTTACCCTGGATTGTCACCGCCTATTCAGCCCTTGGTTAGATCCAGTCTTCCTACAGGCAGGAGTGCCCTTAGGTCAGAAGTCGAGGCAAGTTGTTGTCAACATGGTTGCCTCCAAGACGGGCTGGGTTGCTGTATGCAATGGGCATGCAGCCCGGGCTCCTGAACAGGACCTCATCTGCACTGAAAGGGAATGTCTCGGTTACgttggtaaccctcgttccctgaacgAGGTAATGAAGACGTTACATCCCTCCAGGACTGCCGCTAATCttgcttgcattgtttacacactgcttacacacatttccattgtttactcactgttacttgCTTTAATGGCGAATTTGTGTCCACCTTTGAGTGCAGGTGAGGACACGTTCGAGCTGCACTCGTTGCAGCTTGAGCTGGAGGCCGTGGAGAAGCAGATCCAGGAGTTGTTGGTGCGGCAGACGGAGCTGAGAGAGCGGAGAGCCGTTCTGGAATCCTCCCGGGTGAGTATACAGCGTGATACTAACACTCTGACCACCTCTACTCCGTGTGCTTCTCTGCACAGCTCCCGTGCACCCTGGACGCGATCTTCCCAGATGTCCTTCACTCCGGCGCCGGGACACCACGGACCCTGGGTGCAGCAGCAGCGGAAGACGCGAGCCAGGCCCCGGCCGAGGACCTCGCCCCCTACGCCGCCTCCGGTCTTCGAGATCTCCACCCGGAACCGTTTCGCTCCCCTCCGCGAGACGGAACGCGACGCTGTGATCGTCGGAGACTCCATTGTCCGGTACGTACGTGCTACTTTAGCTAAAGGTAAAGTCCACACCCACTGTTTTCCTGGTGCTCGCGTTCTCGATGTTTCTGCGCAGATACCCGCAATCGTGAAGGACGGCGAGAGCGTCGGCGCGATCGTCCTGCACGCGGGGGTGAACGACACCAGGCTGCGGCAGACGGAGGTTCTGAAGAGGGACTTCAGCAGCCTGATCGAGACGGTTCGCAGCACGTCGCCCACGACGAGGATCATCATGTCAGGACCGCTTCCCACGTATCGACGTGGGCACGAAAGGTTCAGTAGACTTcttgctctaaatgaatggttattgacatggtgtaaagaacagaaactgctctttgttaataattggaatcttttctgggaacgtcctaggcttttccgtgctgatggcctgcaccccagcagagtcggagcggagctgctgtcggacaacatctccaggacgctacgctccatttgactagtaagtacattctcaaatgattgctacgatggcttttgttctgaacgcCTAAATGATAGTAGttgcactgtccaatctataaagatTGTGTCTGTTACTcgaatagtgaggtcaaaacataaatttaatgcaggatctagaaaaaatctgatcgtaattaaaccagaaaaaagcaaaatacacgaacagaaaccatttttaaagcttgggctcctaaacattagatcacttgcacccaaagcagttattgtgaatgaaatgatcacagataatagttttgatgtactctgcttaactgaaacctggctaaaacctaatgattatattggtctaaatgAGTCTACTCCGCCAAACTACTACtataagcatgagccccgtcagagtggtcatggtggtggtgttgcaacaatatatagtgatattttcaatgttactcagaaaacaggatacaggtttaattcatttgaaatacttttgcttaatgttactctgccagatatgcaaaagaaatctctcctatctcttgttttagctactgtgtatagaccgccagggccatatacagatttcctaaaagaatttgcagaattcctttcggaactattggttaattttgataaagtgctaattgtcggagattttaacattcacgttgataatacaaatgatgcgttaggacttgcgtttactgacctaataaactctttaaCATCAGAAATgcaataaccaatgtagattatactgcatctaatatgtcaacttctttcgtcgcacccaaagaaaaactgcagtactttactgctataggacaggaagagttaaataaactcatcactgtgtctaaaccaacaacatgcctattagatcccgtacccactaaattactaaaagaattgttacctgtggcagaagaaccgcttctcaatattatcaactcatcgttatctttaggtcacatccctaaaccattcaagctggcggttattaagcctcttattaagaaaccacaactagaccctagtgaactggcaaattatagacccatttctaatcttccatttatgtctaaaattttagagaaagttatatctgctcaactgtgctcatgcttgcaaaaaaaatgatatctatgaagaatttcagtcaggcttcaggccgcatcacagcacagaaactgcacttgttaaaatcactaatgacttgcttcttgcgtcagaccaaggctgcatctcactgctagttttacttgatcttagtgctgcgtttgacactatagatcatgacatactaatagatagactacaaaattatgcaggtatccaagggcaggctttaaaatggtttagatcctacctgtctgatcgctaccactttgtttatttaaatggggagtcatctcagttatcaccagtaaagtatggagtgccacaaggatctgttctaggtcctctactattttcaatatacatgctgccccttggtaatattattagaaaacacgggattagtttccattgttatgctgatgatactcaactatatatctcaacacgaccagatgaaacttctgaattatcaaagttaacagagtgcgttaaaaatgtaaaagattggatgaccaacaattttctgctattaaattcagataagacagagatattacttattggacccaaaaacaatacacagaatcttttgacttacaatttacaactagacagATGTaatgttacttccactacagtcaaaagcctgggtgttatattagacagcaacttgtcttttgaaaatcatatttctcatgttacaaaaacagcattcttccaacttagaaacattgccaagctgcgaaacatgttacctgtttctgatgcagaaaagctagttcacgcattcatgacctctagactggactattgtaatgcactactaggtggttgtcctgcatcttcaataaacaagctacagatagtccaaaatgcagctgctagagtccttaccaggtcaagaaaatatgatcatattaccccaattttaaagtctctgcactggctacctattaggttccgcatcagctacaaaatagcacttcttacttcttaacggtttagctcctgcgtacctaactagtcttctaccacactacaatccatcacgctccctaaggtcacaaaactctggactgttggtagtacctaggatagcaaagtccactaaaggaggtagagctttttcacatttggctcccaaactctggaacagccttcctgataacgttcggggttcagacacactctctgtgtttaaatctagattaaagactcatctttttagccaagcattcaaataatgcatctcataaactttttctgcagctatatctgatcaaatgttcattattaatcttttagctctggtttaacaaacctcccttttcttagtttgaacagcagctacgctaattatgttcctatttgttctctgtttttgccatgggattgacatcccatggtaactaggaattcacaagcttcagtgtggatccagaacacttaagaaaagatgatgccaacccctcagaggacttcagatgatgccaaccctgatgccaaccctgaaaacatacagcactaccgaattctgctacaaatttatagtgttctttgtctgtttgattacgtcattaattgatctttaccacacatctctaccatatgtacatcaagctactactacatatattgtaaaaatgtcaatttggtgtaaagctgctttgcaacgatatgtatcgtgaaaagcgctatacaaataaatttgaattgaattgaattgaattgaatgccATTATACGTCTCGACTCCTCAGcacaaacctgaatgagtggttgcacaccaccatcttatatacccatATGTATAGGGGAGTGGCGCGGGATACAAATTCTACTCGCCAAttctcattggccttttcttctttatctcagaggtgattgggctccaAAGTGAGACCCCATGACATCAGTCGCCATAATGTCTCTGTTCCCTCCTTAACCCTTTCACGCGTCTGATCACACAGGTGTaatcattcatttatattttgcaaaatacaTGCCaatgtctatggaagcagcaataatgatccttacaaatgttatctgGCAACATGTTTTACTGATATTATATACACACtgtgtaggtaactataaagtttactctgctcttctcccAGCTCACCAGAGACTTACTAATGTAtttcgggaggagaggatgaatGTGCGTCCTGTAAATCCCACAGCTCGGATTCAGCATGAACTAACATGGCGGCACCCATCACCCGGTATAGATCAACTAACGCGCTCATTATAAAAGTGCTTAAAACTCCAAGtacatttacttgcacatatttcaaaataggaatatcagatatttcataatacagtgagcacgtttgtgaatattaataataaaaaaggaaaaatgatgtaaaagtgatacatgtgtcatacagcgctaCTGTGGCTGTGTTGTGTCACGTGACAAACACGACACGGcaccatggaaacaataaggcgatacattctaaaataacggtcgcctaaaataCTCACCCTGGGTgctcagctagaatattttaaattcatgtgTGAAAGAGTttatgtgtgttggcagtgtatgtacaaatctatcatataatgataaaaatccatgcagtggtttttaattaatctgtaaaaataatatcccccttttcaaatcaagctgttctcagatgcctgttggtgtggcatcacactcacagaggccgctcccatgatagttgattgacatgagttcttaccttagaccagctgtcacaatccagtaactttccttgttttgatgccggagcagggatgtaagttagacaagaacatctctgattgagcgattgaggtgttgtgttgctggatgtaataatgaacatagtggtcggttttttctcctgacatctgagccgctgaagatgcagtggattacatttgtttgtaaagggaatgcgcctcccgatctacatatatacgtctatgtttgcgcgaatcattcatgatccagcttcacttacagcagaagtgcgtATAAGCgtatttttatgaatctttgcgatcgcctttccttataacgtggtagttaggaagtttagcggctaaatgcggctaaagtaaacaagatcgtcattccacagagagaagagaggggcggggtgagcagagatcatttgcatttaaaggaacaaccccttagaattagatgatttttgctgagctcattttgacaaggtaaaaaggatgttgttttacaaagccattgagaatttttaatcaaagtatattagagacttttcattaagaccctaaagaatcataccaacttgtggaaaatgggcatccaatgacccatttatagccgggctcacactacaggattttttaagtcctaaccgattatgaaatctgggtGCAGTGCACACATAAGGaaaatctttgcagattatcttccctgaaatcttaaacatgcacacactacaagatttgaaaattatGGTGCATCatacactacaagatattattaagattacagcaactaatgtttacaaatgttagttagCCTGCTAGCAGCTTTATGCACTCACCAGGTATGTTGAAAACTGAGACGATTTCACTCCAGAGCTTTCCTTGCTCCATGCAGTtttggtatgttttcaacatatacagacagtgttactacaaaaacataagaagcagtttcctccatctccactatccaatggaccgtacagcagctgttttgtggTCGGGcgttggctgttgtgaaagtactgacgtaatcatagccgtgatcatcccgatttaaaatcctgaatatcaaacatgtttgatatgattgGGGCGGCCacgatt from the Labeo rohita strain BAU-BD-2019 unplaced genomic scaffold, IGBB_LRoh.1.0 scaffold_1822, whole genome shotgun sequence genome contains:
- the LOC127158978 gene encoding uncharacterized protein LOC127158978, whose protein sequence is MVASKTGWVAVCNGHAARAPEQDLICTERECLGYVGEDTFELHSLQLELEAVEKQIQELLVRQTELRERRAVLESSRMSFTPAPGHHGPWVQQQRKTRARPRPRTSPPTPPPVFEISTRNRFAPLRETERDAVIVGDSIVRYVRATLAKGKVHTHCFPGARVLDVSAQIPAIVKDGESVGAIVLHAGVNDTRLRQTEVLKRDFSSLIETVRSTSPTTRIIMSGPLPTYRRGHERLFRADGLHPSRVGAELLSDNISRTLRSI